A window of the Lolium perenne isolate Kyuss_39 chromosome 7, Kyuss_2.0, whole genome shotgun sequence genome harbors these coding sequences:
- the LOC127325851 gene encoding E3 ubiquitin-protein ligase UPL6-like has product MLHYSITDDGIMTELVHTTEIVPALWNFIKSCHTNDKWQFFSKYCSQLLPHAPGWLLPLSIFCPMYSHILQFMDIVEFKKFERYVSLEDLPSLVFILKEALWELLLTIPLQSSSLQTTCSPLDNKKMLTQILKSSVTNGLCELLIQLENWNNMDQFVPPIGFCSTKAISDEFASQALIVGTHEAEIIRLAPFLVPFETRLEIFQLRLEADHLLMGNSRQYFGSRTLEISRTNPLKDAFNKINFLSAEDLKGRIQIVFFNEHGMKEAGVDAGGIFREFMNIITESAFSLESGLFKETADHLLYPNPESKLAHADRLQYFHFLGVLLGKAMYEGITVCLPFTIFFLRKLKQKETFFNDLFSLDPELYRTLVNMKDSDDLSYLYFIAPDGKELFPGGARMHVTAHNVTTYMHLVANYQLNCQNRVQTAQFVRGFQQLIPKE; this is encoded by the exons ATGTTGCACTACAGTATTACTGATGATGGAATAATGACTGAGCTGGTGCATACCACTGAAATCGTTCCTGCACTATGGAATTTTATAAAGAGCTGCCATACAAACGATAAATGGCAGTTTTTTTCCAAGTATTGTTCTCAATTGCTTCCACACGCTCCTGGTTGGCTATTACCTTTGTCCATTTTCTGTCCAATGTACAG CCATATCTTACAGTTTATGGATATTGTGGAATTTAAGAAATTTGAAAGATATGTTTCTCTTGAAGATTTGCCGTCTCTTGTTTTCATCTTAAAGGAG GCTTTATGGGAACTTCTGTTGACTATTCCTCTGCAATCATCTTCTTTACAGACGACATGCAGTCCTCTAGATAATAAGAAAATGTTGACTCAGATTCTCAAGAGCAGTGTTACGAATGGATTATGTGAATTACTTATACAG TTAGAGAATTGGAATAACATGGACCAATTTGTTCCTCCTATTGGTTTCTGTTCTACAAAAGCTATTAGTGATGAGTTTGCCTCTCAG GCACTTATTGTGGGAACACATGAAGCAGAAATTATAAGGCTTGCTCCGTTTTTGGTACCTTTTGAAACAAGACTTGAGATATTTCAA TTACGTTTGGAAGCAGACCATTTGCTCATGGGAAACTCTAGACAATATTTTGGGTCTCGTACCCTGGAAATAAGCAGAACCAATCCGTTGAAAGATGCTTTTAATAAGATAAACTTTCTCTCTGCAGAAGATCTTAAAGGAAGG ATTCAAATAGTTTTTTTCAATGAGCATGGCATGAAGGAAGCTGGAGTTGATGCTGGTGGAATTTTTAGAGAGTTCATGAACATTATCACCGAGTCTGCATTTAGTTTGGAGTCTGGCTTATTCAAG GAAACAGCGGATCATTTGTTATATCCCAACCCTGAATCGAAGTTGGCTCATGCAGATCGTCTGCAGTATTTTCATTTTCTTGGAGTTCTACTTGGGAAG GCAATGTATGAAGGGATAACAGTTTGCTTGCCATTTACAATATTCTTCTTAAGGAAGTTGAAACAGAA GGAAACATTCTTTAATGATTTGTTTTCACTTGACCCAGAATTATATCGCACTCTAGTGAATATGAAG GATTCAGATGATCTCTCCTATCTTTATTTCATTGCACCGGATGGTAAAGAACTGTTTCCTGGCGGGGCAAGGATGCATGTTACTGCTCATAATGTTACTACGTATATGCATCTTGTTGCCAACTACCAGTTAAACTGCCAG AACCGTGTGCAAACTGCACAGTTTGTGAGAGGTTTTCAACAACTTATACCCAAAGAATGA
- the LOC127325858 gene encoding E3 ubiquitin-protein ligase UPL6-like — protein sequence MSYESYPFRAPPSALLRKSRHWKVVQLRRLEARESFCRTLSTLVQNVDWNCFGPDSDFLGQLLFFFNAKRGEDVDMLCKICDILLLYVRSDGDLVSLFAGVDSSRVKSVVVYRLRKLAFICLHALHEKRFDWASSEIKPIPFHQLLEFAVCLMNPNFQWSCEIVEYLQMKKVNCFFRGVIAALLQSERHTKYLDCSSALSKILTLVASHVGNYSCHCSSVDPRWSFSSQILSIPSLWHSLPDFKKAFCSNGFISNYILEIASCADVLPTDILANHPGQACLLANVLETATWILSEPDFAPESRAEIIGLCTSLLDGFPKITSPILTVSHLHVKQNNIPSLCILCPLINDFSIFGLHSTAK from the exons ATGTCATACGAGAGCTATCCGTTCAGGGCACCACCCTCAGCTCTGTTAAGAAAATCG AGACACTGGAAGGTTGTGCAGTTAAGGCGTTTGGAAGCTCGAGAATCATTTTGCCGCACCCTGTCCACATTAGTCCAGAATGTGGACTG GAACTGTTTTGGGCCAGATTCTGATTTTCTTGGTCAACTGCTGTTCTTCTTCAATGCAAAGCGAGGAGAGGATGTTGACATGCTTTGTAAAATCTGCGACATCCTTCTGCTCTACGTTAGATCTGATG GGGATCTGGTGAGTCTCTTTGCTGGTGTAGATAGCTCCAGAGTGAAATCTGTCGTGGTTTACAGGTTGAGGAAACTTGCGTTTATCTGTCTACATGCTCTCCATGAGAAGAG GTTTGATTGGGCATCATCAGAAATCAAACCAATCCCCTTTCACCAATTACTAGAATTTGCAGTGTGCTTAATGAATCCAAACTTTCAATGGAGCTGTGAAATTGTTGAATATCTTCAAATGAAGAAGGTTAATTGTTTCTTTCGAGGGGTTATTGCTGCTCTACTG CAAAGTGAAAGGCatacaaagtatcttgattgttcaTCTGCACTGAGTAAGATCCTCACACTTGTTGCTTCACATGTTGGCAATTATAGTTGTCATTGTTCGAGTGTGGATCCAAGATGGAGCTTTTCATCACAAATTCTGTCCATCCCTTCTCTGTGGCACAGTTTACCAGATTTTAAGAAG GCTTTCTGTAGTAATGGATTTATCTCAAATTATATCCTTGAGATAGCATCTTGTGCTGATGTTCTTCCAACGGACATACTGGCTAATCATCCTGGACAAGCATGCCTCCTTGCCAATGTACTTGAAACTGCAACCTGGATTTTGTCTGAACCAGACTTCGCTCCTGAAAGC AGAGCTGAAATCATTGGCCTTTGTACATCACTGCTGGATGGATTCCCAAAAATCACATCACCTATATTGACAGTAAGTCATTTACATGTAAAGCAGAACAACATTCCATCTCTTTGCATT TTGTGTCCTTTGATCAATGACTTCTCAATTTTCGGCCTACACAGCACAGCTAAATGA